The genomic stretch ATCATCAAATCCGTTGAAGGCGAGATGATCACCGTAACAGTGGAAGGCAAAGATGAAGTGTTCGCGCTGAGCAATATCCAGAAGGCGAACCTGGTACCCCACTTTTAAAGTTTGGATGAGGCAACTAGGATGAATAAAGAGATTCTGGCTGTTGTTGAAGCGGTTTCCAATGAAAAAGCCGTGCCGCGTGAAAAGATTTTTGAAGCGCTGGAGACTGCACTGGCGACAGCGACCAAGAAAAAATACGAGCAGGAAATTGATGTTCGTGTCTGTATCGATCGCAAAACCGGCGATTTCGATACCTTCCGTCGTTGGCAGGTCGTGAACGAAGTCACCCAGCCGACACGTGAAATCACCCTGGAAGCGGCGCAATTTGAAGAGCCAAGCGTGGAACTGGGTGGCTACATCGAAGATCAGATCGAATCCGTAACTTTCGACCGCATCACCACTCAGACCGCCAAGCAGGTTATCGTGCAGAAAGTGCGTGAAGCCGAGCGCGCCATGGTGGTTGACCAGTTCCGTGAACAGGAAGGCGAGATCGTCACCGGCGTGGTCAAAAAAGTTAACCGCGATAACATCACGCTGGATTTGGGCAGCAATGCTGAAGCTGTGATCGGCCGTGAAGACATGCTGCCGCGTGAGAACTTCCGCCCGGGCGACCGTATTCGCGGCGTCCTGTATGCCGTTCGTCCGGAAGCGCGTGGGGCACAGCTGTTTGTGAGCCGTTCCCGCCCTGAAATGCTGATTGAATTGTTCCGTATCGAAGTGCCGGAAATCGGCGAAGAAGTTATTGAGATCAAAGCTGCAGCCCGTGATCCGGGTTCCCGCGCCAAGATCGCGGTCAAAACCAACGACAAGCGTATTGATCCGGTCGGTGCATGCGTGGGGATGCGCGGCGCGCGCGTTCAGGCGGTATCCAGCGAACTGGGCGGCGAGCGTATCGATATCGTTCTGTGGGACGATAATCCGGCGCAGTTTGTCATTAACGCCATGGCGCCGGCCGATGTGGCGTCCATTGTAGTTGATGAAGACAAACACACTATGGACATCGCGGTTGAAGCCGGCAATCTGGCGCAGGCTATCGGTCGCAACGGTCAGAACGTTCGTCTGGCTTCTCAACTGAGCGGTTGGGAACTGAACGTGATGACGATTGAAGATCTGCAGGCGAAACACCAGGCAGAGGCTCATGCCGCCATCGATATTTTCACCAAGCACCTGGATATTGACGAAGAATTCGCGACGGCGCTGGTTGAAGAAGGCTTCTCTTCGCTGGAAGAACTGGCTTATGTGCCAATCCATGAGCTGCAGGAGATCGATGGTCTGGATGAAGAAACCATCGAAGCTCTGCGCGAACGGGCAAAAGCGGCGCTGACCACGCTGGCTCTGGCGAATGAAGAAAACCGCGGCAGTGGTCAGCCAGCGGAAGATTTGCTCAATTTATCTGGTCTGTCCCGCGAGCTGGCGTTTAAACTGGCCGCGCGCGGTGTTTGCACGCTGGAAGATCTTGCTGAGCAGGGCGTCGACGACCTGGCAGATATTGAAGGGCTTGATGAAACACAAGCCGGCGAGCTGATTATGGCTGCACGTAATATCTGTTGGTTTGGTGGCAGTAACGAATAACGAACTGTAGCAGGAAAGGAACAGCATGACAGATGTAACCCTAAAATCACTGGCCGCAGAGATCCAGACGCCGGTTGACCGCCTGATACAGCAGTTTGCTGATGCGGGAATCACCAAGTCTGCATCGGACTCTGTGACTCAGAATGAAAAAGAAACACTGCTGGCGCACCTGAACCGCGACCGCGGCGGCGCGCCGGGAAAATTGACACTGCAGCGTAAAACACGTAGCACTTTAAATATCCCCAGCACCGGTGGTAAGAGTAAATCGGTGCAGATCGAAGTCCGCAAGAAGCGCACCTATGTAAAACGCGATCCTCACGACGAGCAGCAGGCTGCGGCTGAGGAAGAGCAGGCACGGCGTGAAGCGGAAGAACAGGCGCAACGCGCAGCCGAAGATCAAGCCAAACGCGAGGCCGAAGAAAAGGCCAAACGTGAGGAAGAAGAGAAGGCAAAGCGCGCTGTTGCTGAAGAGCAAGCCAAACGTGAGGCCGCTGAAAAAGCTAAGCGTGACGTAGCGGAAAAAGAGAAAGTGAGCAACCAACAAAACGATAGTATGACTAAACCAGCTCAGGCTGAGAAAGCGCGTCGCGAAGCGGAAGCGGCTGAGCTCAAGCGTAAGGCGGAAGAATCGGCTCGTCGTAAGGTCGAGGAAGAAGCTCGTCGTATCGCAGAAGAGGCTCGCCAGATGGCAGAAGAAAATGCCGGACGTTGGGAAAAAGAAGGCGATGAAACCGAAGACGCGGATTACCACGTAACCACCTCCCATCACGCGCGTGAAGCGGAAGATGAGAATGATCGTCAGGTGGAAGGCGATCGTCGCGGTCGCGGTCGCGGCAGCAAGGTTACCAAACAGAAAAAAGGCAGCCGTCTGTCTGAATCGAAGGCCGATCGCGAAGAAGCCCGTGCGGTGACTCGCGGCGGTAAAGGCAAGCGTAAGCCGAGTACCCTGCAGCAGGGCTTCAATAAGCCT from Dickeya fangzhongdai encodes the following:
- the nusA gene encoding transcription termination factor NusA, encoding MNKEILAVVEAVSNEKAVPREKIFEALETALATATKKKYEQEIDVRVCIDRKTGDFDTFRRWQVVNEVTQPTREITLEAAQFEEPSVELGGYIEDQIESVTFDRITTQTAKQVIVQKVREAERAMVVDQFREQEGEIVTGVVKKVNRDNITLDLGSNAEAVIGREDMLPRENFRPGDRIRGVLYAVRPEARGAQLFVSRSRPEMLIELFRIEVPEIGEEVIEIKAAARDPGSRAKIAVKTNDKRIDPVGACVGMRGARVQAVSSELGGERIDIVLWDDNPAQFVINAMAPADVASIVVDEDKHTMDIAVEAGNLAQAIGRNGQNVRLASQLSGWELNVMTIEDLQAKHQAEAHAAIDIFTKHLDIDEEFATALVEEGFSSLEELAYVPIHELQEIDGLDEETIEALRERAKAALTTLALANEENRGSGQPAEDLLNLSGLSRELAFKLAARGVCTLEDLAEQGVDDLADIEGLDETQAGELIMAARNICWFGGSNE